The Balaenoptera musculus isolate JJ_BM4_2016_0621 chromosome 6, mBalMus1.pri.v3, whole genome shotgun sequence nucleotide sequence AGGAGGGAGTTAACACTCCACCTCTTGAGGGTGGGACGTCTACATAAATTATTCGGAATTCTTCTACATGGGtaatttgtctattctattttcccccatttatttatttattcaatcatttatttatatcagtatggactcatgggtatttgttttatattttgggttatgatccaatactactttatttattttgttgctcctATGTCCCATTGACATACCCCCCATCGatgtgggtttttaaatttttttagcaaTTTCTTACTTTTGGGCATTACAAGAAGctctaggctcatcttgtatatttcctgcacCATTCTAGGCTCAGCCATTTCCCTGTGAACGCTTTCTTTTACTGGAgtatggtattagaaaccaagagtTGGTGCTAGGTTTGCTTTTTGCTACTGAGTCATTGTTGCCATTTTGTAGCCCCTTTCAGGTGAGAAGGCAAGGAAATACATGTGTGTACACTAACCTATGTATAGACacaaatctataaatatttctttgtgttAACCATCTGTGTCTATATTAAGTTAAACATGAATTCATACTGATATCTCCAACCCAACCACATCACCACATTGATCATTCTAAGCCATCTCCTTTTGCTTACGTGAAAACTCCCACTCCAACAAGGAGACACCTGGCTCCACCATCTGCCATCCATACTGACTTGTTCAGTTCCagtggtttcagaattgttaacccgCCCACCCATGGTAACAACTTTGTCAACTAGAGTGAAGTGCTTGTGTGCCTTTAGTTTTGTAGACTCcactgatttccagagttacctaGGGTGGCACCTTTTTCTCCCACCCCTttcagtgaggttgtttcataAATCTGTacaaaattcccttttctccctggTAGGCAGATTTCAGTCCATGTAGAGTCAGCCTCAGACAGTCTCTGAGACCCTTTCTTTCTACTgacttcccttcctctcttccaccCTTCTGCCCTCTTCTTGGACCCTGGTTTCATCCTGCTCCCCTTTACCTGGTGTGGgccaagaaataaacatttggttTCTATCTTGAAGGAACAAAGGTGTGTTCTTACAATTGGTGTTGATGCTCCACAGACCTCTGGGGGATGAGATCCTGGTCCCAGGTCCTCCAGAGGAGAGaaactagaaaacaagaaaaactttcTCTAATGTTCATACACACTCCGATCGCATTACTTCAGTATGCTCTTATGCTAACGTAACTGCCATCCACAGACATGAGGATGGAAAGGAAGACAGGGGGCGAACAGGGTCAGAGGACACCATC carries:
- the LOC118896396 gene encoding uncharacterized protein LOC118896396, producing MTTNSSREPPSYFSIIKEEPAFFSVKKDIIEDITFLVQVPSLKVRKQVRRQGTVVCRAQVGSHQLWVGSRITQQQESYSWKKGVQGVQRKEQEADPRSFSPLEDLGPGSHPPEVCGASTPIVRTHLCSFKIETKCLFLGPHQVKGSRMKPGSKKRAEGWKRGREVSRKKGSQRLSEADSTWTEICLPGRKGNFVQIYETTSLKGVGEKGATLGNSGNQWSLQN